A segment of the bacterium genome:
CCATCGCGTCTGGACGGCCTTCGGGATTCAGCCCCATCGCCAAAAGCATTTCAAGCTGTCCACCGACCCGTTCTTCGTCGAAAAGGTCCGCGATATCGTCGGGCTCTACCTCAATCCGCCGGACCACGCCATCGTGCTGGCCGTCGACGAGAAGAGTCAGATTCAGGCCCTCGATCGCACCCAGCCCCTCCTCCCGCGCGGGCTGGGCTATGTCGAAGGGGTCACCCACGACTACATCCGACACGGGACGACCACGTTGTTCGCGGCGTTGGATATCGCGTCCGGCCAGGTTCTCCTTGGGAGGCGTGAAGCTCCCGCTGGCGTTGGCGGAGCTTGGATTGATCGATGAGTACGAGTTCGTGGTGCAGCCCAGGCTGGCGGGCCACGGGCCGACGTTGTTCGCGGGGCTATCGAAGCATGTCGACTTGAGGCTCGTGAGCCGGCTGGAGTTCGGCTCGGGGGTGGTGGCGATGCGGTATGAGCCGAGAAGGTAGCCATCGGGCTTGTTAGCCCAAGTCGGCCGCATTATGGAGCAACTCGGGCCAGGCCTTCCAAAGTCTCGACCAACCTGACCATCGCCAGCGCATCCCGGTCTATTGGTATAAACTGAGGTGCTGTTTCTCACCCGCCCGCCGGAAACAGCCGGCAGCTGAGGACGTTGGCCGAATGAAACCACGCGGTCTCGTGGTGTTCGATCTGGATGGGACGCTGCTTCGCGGACCGACGGTCTGCGAAGTGTTAGCTGTGCCGCTCGGCCGTCTCGACGAGATGCGTGAGTTTGAGCGCCTGTCGACCGACGATCAGGAGGGGATAGCGCGCGGGCGAGCCGAGATAGCGCGATGGTATGCGGAGGTCTCGCGCGAGCAATTGCTGGAATCGCTGAACGCCGTGGAGTGGGCGCCAGGCGTGCGTGAGGGGATCGTGCGGCTTCGCGAAGCCTCGATCGAGGTAGCGATCGCGTCGATCACCTGGAAGGCTGCTGTGGACTGGTGCGCGGCGAAATTGGGCGTGACCCGGACGCTCGGTACCGCGCACGAGGATGACGGTTGTATTGAGCACGTGTGGCCCAAGGACAAGGCCATGTGGCTTCGGGAACTGTCGGCCGCGCTGGCGATTCCGCGCGAGCGAACGGCAGGCGTCGGTGATTCGGCGGGTGACATTCCGATGCTGCAGGCCGCCGGCCTCGCGGTGTTTGTGGGACAGCCGCCGCCGCCGGGGTTGGAGTGCGTGCATCTGCCTGCCGCCGGAATCGATGAGGTGGCGCGCACCATTCTCGAACGATGGGATTTGGGGCGGTACAATCCAGCAGCAGCTGTTGGATAATCCCATTGATTCGCAAGATTCCGTGAGGGGAGGCATAATGAGCTCATGCCAAAGCTGAGAGTCCACGGGTTTGCAATTTCGGTCGATGGGTACGGCGCCGGGCCGGGTCAAAGCGCCGGGAATCCGCTCGGCATCGGCGGCCTGGCATTGCACGATTGGCTGTTCCCCACTCGCACGTTTCAGCGCATGGGAGGAAAAGACGGCGGAACAACCGGCATTGACGACGACTTTGCCGCTCGCGGCTTCGAAAATATCGGAGCATTGATCATGGGCCGCAATATGTTCGGACCAGTCCGAGGGGCCTGGCCCGACGAGAACTGGAAAGGGTGGTGGGGCGAGAATCCGCCGTACCACACTC
Coding sequences within it:
- a CDS encoding haloacid dehalogenase-like hydrolase, which produces MVFDLDGTLLRGPTVCEVLAVPLGRLDEMREFERLSTDDQEGIARGRAEIARWYAEVSREQLLESLNAVEWAPGVREGIVRLREASIEVAIASITWKAAVDWCAAKLGVTRTLGTAHEDDGCIEHVWPKDKAMWLRELSAALAIPRERTAGVGDSAGDIPMLQAAGLAVFVGQPPPPGLECVHLPAAGIDEVARTILERWDLGRYNPAAAVG